TGAAACGATTCACACACTGATCGCACAGCCGTCGTGCGATCAGGTGTGCATTGACTTTCAGTGGCTACTATAGTTTCGGCAGTGTTTGTCAACTCGATTTGTAGACTCGATCCGTCAACTCCCGTGTCGACATCGTCAACTCGGAACGTCCCTTCATTAGTTTCCTCGTCGTTGTCGGCTCCGTCAAACTCCTCGTCCTCGTCAAGGCAAACAACCGAGAGGTCACGCTCGAGTTCAACCGTTAGAGGACCGTCGTTTGTTTCGATTTCGATAGTAAAGCCAGTACTCGAACCAACTTGCTCAGCAGTCCACGATCCAAATTCGACGTCCGCGTCGCAGTTGATGTCAGCGTGAATGTCGACTTCATTGCCACTTTCTGTGAGAGTTATCGTCTCGTCTAAAAGCAATGGATAGTCCTCATTCCCGTTTTGAAGAGAGACCGATTCTTGGTCGAGTTGTATCTCTTCATCGCGACTCTGATCCGATATTGTTGCGAGGTGCTGGTCTTCGTACTCATACACACCATCAGTACAAAAACCCCAAAACCGCTGCTGGTACTCGAACGAACCGTCCTCGAGAATGACGTTATCTGGCATATCGATGCCGAGCAACGCGCTTTCCTCGTCGGTGACACCGACCCCAACGCCTCGGTCGGCAGTCAACGCGCTGAACGAACGCGCCGGTCGAAGCGAGCACTGCCCCAAGCCCAACGAGAACGAGTACAACACCAGCCGTTTTGAGTACCTTCATCGGGGTCGTTCCATCTCGCCGAGGCGCATCCGTCGGGCCTGCACCACGTGGATGACCGCCGAGACTGCAAACAGTGCGAATACCAGCGTCGCCCAGCCAAGTTCAGGTACCGTTTCGGTTGGTACCACTTCTAGCCACAGTCCGGCCATCACGATCGAACCGACTGCTGCAAGACCGAGATAGTATGTTCCCCACGGTACAGAGTCGCCAGGGACGATATCGAGGTAGACGTCTAACTCCGTCGCTTCGTCGGTGAGTTCGATCGTGCGATCGTCGAACTCGATCATGTCGGCTCGCTCGAGCGTCGGCAGGTGCGTCTGCTGTAAGGACGTGTAAACCCGCTTTCGCTCCGCGGAAGTGAGTTCCTGCACCTCCTTGTCGAGTTCCCAGGCAGCGACATGTTCGGCAAGGTCGCCCAGTGTTACTGGTTCGTCCTCGCGCTTGCAGTAGTGGATGGCGTACCGGCGACGGTGGTTACTCAACAGGTCGAAAATCTCCCCCCTGTTCGAGTCCTTCCCCATCTTGGCTGCCATCGAATACTTGTCTTGTAATGAAACAATGCCTTTCTGATATATAATCCTTCTCGCCGCAGAGTGGGTGTGTCTGCCTCACATCATGTTACACCCAAATCGACTAGTTGCCGACTCATAGATAGCGAGGAAACCGTCCGTCCAGTAACTGCGTGATCGACCGCTCGAGAACAGTTACGTCACAGGCGCGATTATCACGTCTGCCAGTCATCCTCAATACACTTGGTTTCTATACTAATCTTTTCGCCACTGGCCTCAGCATCGATCGTCACCGTCGCACTACGATGCTGTTGATCGCCACTGCCAAAGGCTCCTGCTGTGAGCACTGAAAATCACCGAGCACAACGCGTGATCCATCGTCAGTCGATTCGTGTCTAAGTTCTTTACCACCAACGATATCGTCATTATCAATATCGACTGCAAGTCATGCTCATCGATAGACAAATCACTGGGCGGTGTATTGTCTTCGAGAACGACGATCGGCATATCGTTATACGTGTACGGCAAATATAAACCAAGGAAACATCCGCCACCACCGTCGGCGTCATTACTATTTAGTTCGAGCGTTCTATCTTCCGACGGATATTCCAAACTAGGAAACGTATTTTCGTCGCTTGTCGCCTCGACGCCTACCTCTCTCTCTCTCTCCGCGTTAGACACATCGAAAGCGCCGCTCAAGGCCACAACAACGAATGCACCAACCATGAGAAATCTGATCCGGATCCAAATAATCGTACGCATCTATCTACAGTTACCGTTTTCTAGGTTATTCGATGGAGGGCGGTACGCCGGGAGTTAGCCGATTACGATGTAATCGGTATCGATGTCGATCCCCGTCTCAGTCGACTGATTATCTCCCGTACTGCCATCGGACTCCCCAGTTCCAACTGAAGGGGAGTTACCTGCACTGGAACTGCCTTCACCGAGGTCGACATCGACGTCACCGACCTCGCCGACACCGTCAGAGCCGCCGTGACTCACGTTAGTTTCGTCACCGCCACCGGGTATGATCGTAATACTCGGTGTGTCAGGATTGACGCCTGCACGTTCGACCTCAACGTAGACGATCAGGTCGTTGAAGTTCGGGTCGTACGTTTGATCGGGGTACTGCTCGTAGGTGTCGATCGCGTCGTCCCAGAGCGCGTCGATTCCCTCCTCCTCAGTCGAGATCGTGTTTTCGAAGAGGAACACGAACTCACCGGAATCGAGGTCGAGTTCGTCGCCACTCTCCGCGATCAGTCCCTGCTGTTCGAGCACCTCTGTCGCGCTCTGCTGTTGGTCGTTACCCGCGGGAAGGGCGGGAATCGTGTTGTTCTCCGCGCTCCGAACTCGGACGTTCTGCAAGTTCTCGCCTTGCGAGGCGTCAATCGGCCCGAACGCTTCGCCGTGTGGTGCATCGCTACACCACATGAAGTCCCGATCGGTCGGTCCCGAGTAGTGCGGGAGCGTATCCGGATCGGTGGACTGAGCTTGGCAAGTGTTGTGCCTCGTGTTCCGCAACGTGAGCTCGATCTCGTCGTCCACCGAGAAATTGTATTGATAACTGTCGTCGCTCTTGTCCTGCCACGTTGGGCCGGTGTTGATGTTATCTCCGCCGTCAGGGTTCTCGAAGGAGTGCACTGGGTCGTCATCCGCCAATACGTCAAGCGTCATGGGTGCTAAGTTGTGAACGTCGGGTTGCCACCACCCCCCGTCACCGGACACCTGCGAGCCGAGGACTTCGACGGTCACTTCTGCGTCTTCGACTGCGCCCAGTCCAACTCGTCCGGGATCGATTCCGGCGTCAACATCGAATTTGACACTGCCCGTGTTGTCATCTGTATGAAGTTTTGCCTCGTACTCCCCATCGATGAGGTTGCTCTCGTTGAGTTCCAGTTCGACGGTATCCGACTCGCCGAAGGATCGTTCGGTCGTGTTTTCACCGAGATAGCCGTAGGGATCCTCTCCCTCGAGCTCCTCCGGAAGCTCATCAAGATACTCAAGTTCGAAGCCGATGTCCTGAGAGCCGGATTCGACGCCGAGGTTCGTGATATTGGACGTGACTGTGACGTTCTCGTCGTCGTGTGTCGCGTTCGTCTCCGAGACCTCGAAGTACGTACCAGAGTTGCCAGCGTAGAACGTGCCGGGCGAGGTCATCGCACTGTCCTCCGTGGAGACGTTGTACTCGTACACCGAACCGGCCTCAAAGTCGTCGGTATCGATATCGAACTCAACCGTTTCGGATTCGTTCGACTCGAGCGTCACCGTTTCGGGTTCGGGTTCGCTACCCGCTTCGCCCGGAAGCGACAGCGCCACGTCCTGCGTTTCGGTGGTGAGATTCGTGTTCGTGACCTCCGTTTCGATCGTAAACGATGACTCTGTTACGTCGACGCGTTGATCGCCATTGTCCCCGGTTTCGTCGAGCACGCCGTGATCTGCAGTGACGACGACTCCGTCTCCCTCCTGACCACCGCCGATATAGAGGGTCCCGCTTGCGCTGTCGTTTTCAGTTTCGATAGTGAACGGATACGCCCCTCCTGGCCATGCGCTCTCGTTTATCGTCCACTCGACCGTCCCCTCGGCTCCGTAGTCGAGTTCGAGTTCCTCGTTGACGCCTTCGATGTCGGGGTGATCAAACTCAAGCGAGATATTCTGCGCGTTGGTCCCCGTCGCGTTCTCGACACCTTGGTTCCAGATGTCCGCACTAATCGTGATGTTTTCGCCGTCTGGTGTCGTTTTGATGTCGTCGTCGGTGACGTTGAAGTGCGTTCCTGGTTTTCCGAGGTAGAACTCACTGATGTTTTCGCCGTCTGGTGTTGTGTCGAGAAGTCTGGTACCGTCCCCGAGGGTATATTGATATGAGTACGAGTGACCAGGACTCAGATTGTAGTTTCCAACTCCAACGTTGAAAGATTCCGTGTCAATCTCACCCCCTTCGAGATCGACTTCTTCCGTATCAAGCGATTCACCGTCAACTTCGAGTACCAGACTCTGACTGACCGAATCACTGCCAGTGTTCTCCAGAACTGGTCCGAACTGAAGCGGATTATTTTCTTTGAGGCGGTACTCGCCAACCATCTGTGATTCGGGGTTTTCGAGGCCAGGGTCCTCATCGAGAACGATCGACGAACTGGATTGTGTTTCCCGAACACCCTCTATATTCGTTTTGACCACTCCATCAGTGGAGTCGTGAGAAACATTTGTATTTTCGTTGGTTTCAGGATCAAGTGTCGTTTCGAGATGCCGATTCCACCCGTCGTGATAGGAACTCTCGATTCGGATCGCGACATTATTTCCATCGGATTCGCTGGCTGCATTGGTGATGTTTTCGGCCAATTCGTCGCTTCGTTCGTGGTCCGCCCGCGCAACAGGATCAGAACTCGAGAGTTCGTCCTGATCGAGGAGCATAATATTGAATTGGACGGACCTGTTCTCCTCGTCGGACTCGTTATCGTAGCTGATTCCGGGCTCCGAGACGATCCGCGTCTCCGAACCGGTGTCCTCCCAGACAGCACCGCCCTGATGCGCGATCGTTCGGTCGTCGAGTTCGAACTCGAGAGCACCGAGCTCCGCGGACGCGGTTCGGTTATCCTCGTCCCACGGGATATCATCGGCCTCGCTGTCGTTGTACCAGACGAACTCGATCTGTCCTTCGTCGGCGACATTTATCTCGCACTCCGAGATATCGGTCGACGGCATCGATTGCTGCTCGCCAGTCGCGGCGACCGTCGCGAGTTGGTGATCCGTTTCGTCCATACAGAGATGGGCTCGTTCGCGCTCGCTCTCCGATTCGAACGCGTCGAGTACCGGCGAACCGATGAGAAACAGCAGTGCCGTTGCTGCAATCACCATCCCTATGAGGAGTACGAGACCGATGATGGGGCTGACGCCCCGTTTCTCTCGAGCGCAAGACTCCTGATTTTTCCCACCAGCACCAGTCATTGTATCCCACTAATAAGCTATCACTATAAATATATTCAGGAATGTTTACTGGTTGGTGATACCGTCTCTGCACGCTTTGAGAGTGCGATTTCAAGGTGGACTGATGGAACGTGGGTGCAGATATCGATAGGCGACGGCCAGACGCTGTCGGATGACGGAATTGATACCTAGTCGGGTTCGGTGACCGTTCCAGCCTCACATTCGACGTCAACTGTCCGGTCGAGGTCGACGGAAATCGTTTCGCCGTTCGCCTCGAGTTCGGCCGTAGCGGGTTGCTCATTAACCGGTTGCTCGGCAGTCCCGGATCCCAAAAAGCCCCTACATGCGCTGCCGGTAATCCCACCGGTACAGTCGGCGTCACATTGGACTGTCCCTTCGACTATGTGCTGATCATCTTTTGAGATCACTTCCACGGAAGTAACTGGCGGGTCACCGTCGGGAGTGGAAATACCCGCGACGTTTACGTCCTCGAGTTCGGTTTGTGTGCTCTGATCGGTAATGGTCAGTAGTACCTCGTCGTAATTGAAGTGGCCATCAAAACAATATGACCCAGAAGAATCGGTGCAAGTGAATTCGCCATCGTCGACCGATAAACTGAGTTCGGACCGGTCGACTCCGACAAGCGCATCCCCGTCGTCAGCAGTGTCGATACTGACGCCCCGATCGGCGAGCGTCGAATCGAATGCGCCGCTCGAGGCGACGAAAACGAGTGCCCCACAGACGAGCAGTCCCAATCCGAGATACGTTATCGTACGCATGCTACATTCCTTCGAGCAACCGTCCACAGCGGTCAGTTCGACTTCGACCAAAGCAGCGATGATCCAGTGCTAACTCACTGATTCCACTCAGTTGCTATCGGGATACATTCTGATTGGTTAATATATGTGCGTTCTGGCCCGGTGAATTCCGTCGGTCCCATCATCCCCGGCGAAACGATTTCGAGAACCTTGTTCTGCCTCGAATTTGATCATATCGCCTGCGAGCAGTCAGACACCGATACAGAGGTGTTCAGGACAGTCTTGAACGAGTGTATTGCACGGCTTTCGGTACTTCTGGCAAGCTAATACAAAGTGGTTAGCGTTTCTAGTATGGGGTAAGGACTGCGTTCCGAACCCGCCTCGAGATGGTGGATATCGGCGCGGTTGTACGGAGATCATAACCATGAGAATGAATCGACGCAATGTGTTAGTTGGACTGGGTACGATTGTCGCGGGTGGCGGAGCTGCACTCGGGACGGGCGCGTTTAGTAGTGTTGAAGCGGAACGAAATGTCGAGATTGAAGTGGCCGGTGACCAGAGCGCAGTGCTCGGTCTTGAAATTACTAACGACACGCTGAGTGGCGGTGAAAGTGGTGACGGCAGCGATGACCAAATTAAGTTCGATCCCGAAGAAAATCTCAATCAGAACTCAATTACCACATTTGACGATGCGCTCAAGATTACAAACAACGGTAGTGAGAACGTGAATGTCGATATACACGAGGCAGTTCTTGGTGAGGACTTAGATGATGGTAATAGTCTAGTCACTGATAATGGTACTGAAACTGGAATGAACTTTATAGACGATAGTAATGATCTAACTGAGCTTTCTGACACTGCAAGTTTAGACATTATATTTGACCTAGATGGTGAAGACGACGATAGTGCTATCCCAGATAATATTGTTATTGAAGCGACCACTGAATAGATAAGTTATAACAGTCTGTTATTTTGGACACCAAATACAATCAACTCTCAAACTATAAACTCCGCATTATATCAGGTGTGGCACAAAACTAACTAATCCTACAACATGAATACAGCTCGCAGAAATAATAAAACTCGAGAACACGTTGACTAATATGAAACGCCGAGCATTCATGGGACTGGGTGCGATGTTGGTCGGCGTCGGTGCGGTATACAGCACCGGCGCGTTCAGTTCCGTCAATGCCGGTCGCGGAGTTGGAGTCAGTGCTGCGGAGGCAGAAGACGAAGCGCTTCTCGGTATTAAAAATATTAACAGTACGGATGAGCCGGTATTCGAGAATAACACCTCTTTGCATATGGAGGTCGAACTGACTGATATAGACCCGGACACTACCGTTACGTTCGACCCGTCGGAATTTTCGTTATCGCCTGATGACGAGGAGACTGTTGCAATAGAAACTGAGGGAGATAGCACGAGTGCTGAAGTGGCGGTCACTGCGACCCTATTTGACGACGGAAACGAAACGGGACAGATAACGCTCCGGCGGGATTTTAGTGTTCCACAAGCTGAACAAACCGAACTAACTGGCGACGTGACCAGTACCGGCGGAAGTGGACGGTTCGCGTTCACGCTCACGAACGAAGGCGACACCGGAGTGGAGTTGGTAGCGATCGGGATCAGAGAGGCGACCGGTCCGCTCGAGCGCGTCGACGACGGCGATCTATTGCTGGATACAAGCGGAACCGGCCAAGGCGACCGCGTCGTCGACGATGCTGCTAACGAAATTCCGGTCGACGATGA
Above is a window of Natronorubrum tibetense GA33 DNA encoding:
- a CDS encoding DUF7344 domain-containing protein; translated protein: MGKDSNRGEIFDLLSNHRRRYAIHYCKREDEPVTLGDLAEHVAAWELDKEVQELTSAERKRVYTSLQQTHLPTLERADMIEFDDRTIELTDEATELDVYLDIVPGDSVPWGTYYLGLAAVGSIVMAGLWLEVVPTETVPELGWATLVFALFAVSAVIHVVQARRMRLGEMERPR
- a CDS encoding DUF7289 family protein produces the protein MTGAGGKNQESCAREKRGVSPIIGLVLLIGMVIAATALLFLIGSPVLDAFESESERERAHLCMDETDHQLATVAATGEQQSMPSTDISECEINVADEGQIEFVWYNDSEADDIPWDEDNRTASAELGALEFELDDRTIAHQGGAVWEDTGSETRIVSEPGISYDNESDEENRSVQFNIMLLDQDELSSSDPVARADHERSDELAENITNAASESDGNNVAIRIESSYHDGWNRHLETTLDPETNENTNVSHDSTDGVVKTNIEGVRETQSSSSIVLDEDPGLENPESQMVGEYRLKENNPLQFGPVLENTGSDSVSQSLVLEVDGESLDTEEVDLEGGEIDTESFNVGVGNYNLSPGHSYSYQYTLGDGTRLLDTTPDGENISEFYLGKPGTHFNVTDDDIKTTPDGENITISADIWNQGVENATGTNAQNISLEFDHPDIEGVNEELELDYGAEGTVEWTINESAWPGGAYPFTIETENDSASGTLYIGGGQEGDGVVVTADHGVLDETGDNGDQRVDVTESSFTIETEVTNTNLTTETQDVALSLPGEAGSEPEPETVTLESNESETVEFDIDTDDFEAGSVYEYNVSTEDSAMTSPGTFYAGNSGTYFEVSETNATHDDENVTVTSNITNLGVESGSQDIGFELEYLDELPEELEGEDPYGYLGENTTERSFGESDTVELELNESNLIDGEYEAKLHTDDNTGSVKFDVDAGIDPGRVGLGAVEDAEVTVEVLGSQVSGDGGWWQPDVHNLAPMTLDVLADDDPVHSFENPDGGDNINTGPTWQDKSDDSYQYNFSVDDEIELTLRNTRHNTCQAQSTDPDTLPHYSGPTDRDFMWCSDAPHGEAFGPIDASQGENLQNVRVRSAENNTIPALPAGNDQQQSATEVLEQQGLIAESGDELDLDSGEFVFLFENTISTEEEGIDALWDDAIDTYEQYPDQTYDPNFNDLIVYVEVERAGVNPDTPSITIIPGGGDETNVSHGGSDGVGEVGDVDVDLGEGSSSAGNSPSVGTGESDGSTGDNQSTETGIDIDTDYIVIG